The Nostoc sp. PCC 7524 nucleotide sequence TACCAACGTATAACCATTCCATAATTCTAAGATAATTGCTCCAGTCATAAGCACGACAGATATTATTTTTATAAAAACAACTATTTTGGGGTTGACCTTTTGAAAAAGCATATTATGAAGAAATAGTTTGATATTAACCATATTGAATTGGTATGTCATTTTCTTAGAGGAAACTTTAGCCAAAATAGCGAATACTTAAAGTTCTCAGTATTCGCATACTCGCACTAAAGGTGATGGCGTTCGTCTTATACATCTTACTTTCAAGTCTGCCCACAGCAATGATGAGCAAAGTTCAATCGGTTCATCCGCTTCCGCAGATGGTTGTTCTGGTGGCGTTGAGGTTTGCAGCTCATTCTCTGGTGTTTCTGGTGATGTGGGAGAATCTGCTACTACTTCTGTAGGTGTGAAGACTAAAATTAAATTTCCTCACAAACGCTTTTGAGCATCTGTCGTAACCAACAAATTGCCTGATCCTGATCTGTAAGTTTGCTCCACAACATTGAAATCATCCACGGTTGTGTTTGTACAGGAAGTTGAAAAATTTCTAATGAGCCAAGATAAGCCTTGGGTGCTACCAATCGTGATGGAACAGTAGCAACCAAGTCACTGGATGAAATAATTGCTGGTAGTAGTAGTAAATGAGGAGTCGTCAAAACAATGCGACGCTGGAGATTGTATTGAGACAGCACTTTGTCGATTTCACCCACTTCATCTTGTCTGATAGTGAAAAGAGCATGGAGAAGATTAGCGAAAATTTCTGGTGTAATCACATTTTGAGTAATCACGGGATGCCCACGACGACAAATGCCGACAAAGCGTTCTGAAAATAAGGGCATCTGCATTGTTTGTCTGGGTGGATTTTGGAAAACACCCAAGGCTAGATCAATTTCTCTTTGCTCTAGTAGTTCTCCTACACAGTCTTTGGCAAAACCAATCAAACGAAAATCAATGTTTGGTGCAATTTTATGACAGATTTCCAAAAGTTTGGGCATCACGACATAGCTGGTGTAATCTGAACTGCCAATTGTAAAAGTGCCTTTAGAAGTAGTTGAGTCAAAAGTTTGATTAGCTTCTAATGTCTGCCGAATTTGTTGTAAGGCGGCTTTGATATTAGGAGCAATTAAGAGTGCTTTTGCAGTGGGGTGCATTTCTCTGCCAATTCGGATAAACAAATCATCTTGGAATAGTGCGCGTAACCTTCCTAGTGCCGCACTCATAGCTGGTTGCCCTAAATACAATCGTGTTGCTGCTGCTGTCACACTCTTTTCTTCAAAAAGCACTTCAAAGGCAACAAGCAGGTTCAGATCAATGCCAGATAAATCTATTAATCCCATCGATTAAATATATTATTTCAATCAATTTGATTAATTTATAACATCTCAGTAAAGTAAAAATAAAAGTTGTTGAAAGTTATCAAAATGACACATCAAACAAAGATTGCTGTAGTCACAGGCAGTAATCGCGGATTAGGATATGCTATTTCCCGGAAATTATCTCAAATTGGCATTCACGTTGTTTTGACGAGTCGAAATGAAACAGACGGTGTTGCTGCCAAGCAGCAGTTATCTAGTGAAGGGCTTGATGTGAACTATCATTTGCTAGATGTAACTAGTAATACTAGCGTGACAGAGTTTACGCAATGGCTACGGCAAACCTATGGTAAGTTAGATATTTTGGTGAACAATGCAGGCATTAATCCCACAGCCAAGCCGGAAGAATCTAGCTTATTAACTGTTCAGTTAGAAACGATGCAAGCTACATTTAACACCAATGTTCTGGCGGTACTGAGAATTTCTCAAGCTTTAATACCATTAATGAAAGCTAACCACTACGGTCGCATCGTCAATGTTTCCACCGAAATGGCATCTCTCAGTAATATCACTAGCGACTATTACCCCCTAGCTCCTTCCTATAGACTTTCCAAAATCGGGGTAAACGGGCTAACGGGACTTAGACAAAAATCAAGCCCAAATGTAACCCAAACTAGCTTTGTAAGCAGCAAACACGTCACGATTTAAGTTCAACCAATCAATAAATCGAAAAGACATGGCTGTTCTGAAAGCTTCTAAAGCTTCAGTAAAAGTATTTAAAGGTTTGTTTGCCCACCGTCGTCTTAATCCTCCAGTTAACTGATGCCAAAGAATAAAAGTATAGGCACAGAAAACCAAAATAAAATGGCGCAGTAAACTCCTTTTATCACGAACTTGATATTCTTTAAGTCCTAACCATCCTTTAGCTTCCCTGTAAAAAACTTCTACCCAATTCCTTTGAGAATATGTATCAACTATCCATTGTGGTGTAACAATTGATGAAGATATATTAGTGATGAAGTAGTCAATATCGGTGGCTGCTGAGAAAGTAGAAGCATTCATGACGATAGCAATATTTCGCTTTCCAGTTAAACTTGATATTTCCACTTCACAAGTTACTACCCATAATGTTTTGGGTTTATCCAAATCTGTTTGAATTTCTGTGAAAGCCTCTTTGGGTAAGCTCTGGGCTAATTCATCTAACCGAATTGTTTGTTGAATATTATCTGTTTGATTAACTGTTACTTTTCGATTTTTAGCTAATCCTCCTAAATATTTTAATTGCCGTTTTTCCAACTCTAATAAAAATGATGTATTGTTGCCATATCCAGCATCTACAATTACTATCCCAGGTTGATATTTTCTGTTTAGGGCTTGATCTATTAACTTGATTGCTAGTTCTGGTTTTTCTCAAATAGAGGATCTTGTTTTCCTTGAGCTAAAGAATCAGCGTGTTGATATAACTCTATATCTAACGGTAAGCTTTTTCTGCCATCATATAAATGCGTTGTTACTACTACGATTCCATTATCTGTTTTGCCAATTTCTCCAATATACTGTCTCCCCACACCAGCAGTAAAATTACCACTTTTTCTATGACCAGAATCATCAATTATTAAGCTAAAACCTCTACTAATTCTCGTTTGACTGCACTTATTCATGATTTCCAATCGACGCTCATTCACCTGCCCACTAGACCAAGGTGCTTCGGTCAAAAAGTGATGTAATCGGTGGTAAGTTACACCTACAGCATTATCCGCCATTTGAAACAGGTTTTTTCTCTCACTTTCCCCCAGTAATCCCCCTATATAGTGTCTAAACTCTCTTTTTTGAGCTTTATGAGTAAACACATCATCAAATCTTTGACACCATCTTTCAAAGCACGGGGGCATCGCTGTGGGAGTGGTT carries:
- a CDS encoding SDR family NAD(P)-dependent oxidoreductase; the encoded protein is MTHQTKIAVVTGSNRGLGYAISRKLSQIGIHVVLTSRNETDGVAAKQQLSSEGLDVNYHLLDVTSNTSVTEFTQWLRQTYGKLDILVNNAGINPTAKPEESSLLTVQLETMQATFNTNVLAVLRISQALIPLMKANHYGRIVNVSTEMASLSNITSDYYPLAPSYRLSKIGVNGLTGLRQKSSPNVTQTSFVSSKHVTI
- a CDS encoding LysR family transcriptional regulator, which translates into the protein MGLIDLSGIDLNLLVAFEVLFEEKSVTAAATRLYLGQPAMSAALGRLRALFQDDLFIRIGREMHPTAKALLIAPNIKAALQQIRQTLEANQTFDSTTSKGTFTIGSSDYTSYVVMPKLLEICHKIAPNIDFRLIGFAKDCVGELLEQREIDLALGVFQNPPRQTMQMPLFSERFVGICRRGHPVITQNVITPEIFANLLHALFTIRQDEVGEIDKVLSQYNLQRRIVLTTPHLLLLPAIISSSDLVATVPSRLVAPKAYLGSLEIFQLPVQTQPWMISMLWSKLTDQDQAICWLRQMLKSVCEEI